One Microcebus murinus isolate Inina chromosome 10, M.murinus_Inina_mat1.0, whole genome shotgun sequence DNA segment encodes these proteins:
- the LOC105865610 gene encoding retinol dehydrogenase 16-like, translating into MWLYLAALVGLYYLVRWHRERQVVSHLQDKYVFITGCGSGFGNLLARQLDMRGMRVLAACRTEKAAMQLKAQTSDRLETVTLDVTKTDSITAATQWVKERVGDRGLWGLVNNAGISLPFGRIEWLTKEDFMTILDVNLLGMIEVTLSLLPLVRKARGRVVNVSSIAGRMAVTGGGYSISKFGVEAFSDSLRRELAPFGVKVAIIEPGVFKTNMTNTERILLNIQEVWNRARPEIKETYGEKYLASYLKLLSKSLRKACKENLSEVTDCMEHALTACHPRTRYSAGWDAKLFYLPMSYMPTFLGDAILTWVGPVSLPRPAKDL; encoded by the exons ATGTGGCTGTACCTGGCAGCCCTCGTGGGCCTGTACTACCTCGTGCGCTGGCACCGGGAGAGGCAGGTGGTGAGCCACCTCCAAGACAAGTACGTCTTCATCACGGGCTGCGGCTCGGGCTTCGGGAACCTGCTGGCCAGACAGCTGGACATGCGGGGCATGAGGGTGCTGGCTGCGTGTAGGACAGAGAAGGCGGCCATGCAGCTGAAAGCCCAGACGTCAGACAGGCTGGAGACTGTGACTCTGGATGTCACCAAGACAGACAGCATCACTGCAGCCACCCAGTGGGTGAAGGAACGTGTTGGAGACAGAG gaCTCTGGGGCCTGGTGAATAACGCTGGCATCTCCTTGCCCTTCGGCCGCATTGAGTGGCTGACCAAAGAAGACTTCATGACAATACTAGACGTGAATTTGCTGGGGATGATCGAGGTGACTCTGAGCCTGCTGCCCTTAGTGAGGAAGGCGAGGGGCCGTGTGGTCAACGTCTCCAGCATCGCGGGTAGAATGGCTGTTACAGGTGGCGGCTACAGCATCTCCAAGTTCGGTGTAGAGGCCTTCTCGGACTCCCTCAG gAGGGAGCTTGCCCCCTTTGGGGTGAAGGTGGCTATAATTGAGCCTGGTGTCTTCAAGACAAACATGACCAATACTGAGAGGATTTTGCTGAATATCCAGGAGGTGTGGAACCGGGCCCGACCTGAGATCAAGGAGACCTATGGCGAGAAATATCTGGCATCCT ACCTGAAACTACTATCCAAATCGCTTAGGAAAGCATGCAAGGAGAATCTGTCAGAGGTGACAGACTGCATGGAGCATGCGCTGACTGCCTGCCACCCTCGCACACGCTACTCAGCTGGCTGGGACGCCAAGCTCTTCTACCTCCCCATGAGCTACATGCCCACCTTCCTAGGGGACGCCATCCTCACCTGGGTAGGCCCGGTGAGCCTACCAAGGCCAGCCAAAGACCTATGA
- the LOC142873376 gene encoding retinol dehydrogenase 7-like, producing the protein MWLYLAALVGLYYLVRWHRERQVVSHLQDKYVFITGCGSGFGNLLARQLDMRGMRVLAACKTEKAAVQLRAQTSDRLETVTLDVTKTDSITAATQWVKERVGDRGLWGLVNNAGISLPFGRIEWLTKEDFMTILDVNLLGMIEVTLSLLPLVRKARGRVVNISSVAGRMAVTGGGYSISKFGVEAFSDSLRRELAPLGVKVAIIEPGAFKTNMTNIERILLNGQAVWDRARPEIKEIYGEKYLASYLKLLSSGLLPECKENLSEVTDCMEHALTACHPRTRYSAGWDAKLFYLPMSYMPTFLGDAILTWVLPRPAKAL; encoded by the exons ATGTGGCTGTACCTGGCAGCCCTCGTGGGCCTGTACTACCTTGTGCGCTGGCACCGGGAGAGGCAGGTGGTGAGCCACCTCCAAGACAAGTACGTCTTCATCACGGGCTGCGGCTCTGGCTTCGGGAACCTGCTGGCCAGACAGCTGGACATGCGGGGCATGAGGGTGCTGGCTGCGTGTAAGACAGAGAAGGCGGCCGTGCAGCTGAGAGCCCAGACGTCAGACAGGCTGGAGACGGTGACTCTGGATGTCACCAAGACAGACAGCATCACTGCAGCCACCCAGTGGGTGAAGGAACGTGTTGGAGACAGAG gaCTCTGGGGCCTGGTGAATAACGCTGGCATCTCCTTGCCCTTCGGCCGCATTGAGTGGCTGACCAAAGAAGACTTCATGACCATACTAGACGTGAATTTGCTGGGGATGATCGAGGTGACTCTGAGCCTGCTGCCCTTAGTGAGGAAGGCGAGGGGCCGCGTGGTCAACATCTCCAGCGTCGCGGGTAGAATGGCTGTTACAGGTGGTGGCTACAGCATCTCCAAGTTCGGTGTAGAGGCCTTCTCGGACTCCCTCAG gAGGGAGCTTGCCCCCCTTGGGGTGAAGGTGGCTATAATTGAGCCTGGTGCCTTCAAGACGAACATGACCAACATTGAGAGGATTTTGCTGAATGGACAGGCGGTGTGGGACCGGGCCCGACCTGAGATCAAGGAGATCTATGGCGAGAAGTATCTGGCATCCT ACCTGAAACTACTATCTTCAGGGCTTTTGCCAGAATGCAAGGAGAATCTGTCAGAGGTGACGGACTGCATGGAGCATGCGCTGACCGCCTGCCACCCCCGCACCCGCTACTCAGCTGGCTGGGACGCCAAACTCTTCTACCTCCCCATGAGCTACATGCCCACCTTCCTGGGGGACGCCATCCTCACCTGGGTCCTCCCAAGGCCAGCCAAAGCCCTGTGA